A genomic stretch from Pochonia chlamydosporia 170 chromosome 4, whole genome shotgun sequence includes:
- a CDS encoding C2 domain-containing protein, whose translation MPPAMDEPDDVRRYQAPYSSRRPVPTISRYREEKAARQQESMKDDSADDTHAEPAGQTIHNEADPDASRDLSREKVNEMETEDGDNGAPKDTSQVDPDSTNIKQRRKDLKLRRKERAEREVTDPVTHLPVTIHDFTDEALKEAVSSHVAFKSAKRSATGLNSKNHSTEHLHNEAKDMQEAHEMINRTFPPPDFDLLNKHITAINNRGLTFGLVGLALVVIISFFLRAPPGLRSSVSDSEADHGSSKWWLFSTLLIVGSAAAVIAGVRDYTTNKINNIFQDEVWDAHRQQLAKDSSKHETETTIWLNSLLGAVWPLINPDLFISLSDTLEDVMQASLPKLVRMVSVEDIGQGSESIRILGIQWLPTGAASKSVTTDGKLTSNHDSDENDGSKTPTSKKSGTSGSKPMSKADAIAEGMEGEEGDFINMEVAFAYRTRSSSRSLKDRTKDMHLYLAFYLPGNIKIPVWVDLLGIIGTMRMRLQLCPDPPFFSLCTVTFMGQPKVDVRCVPLSRRGLNIMDIPLISNFVQSAIDAAVAEYVAPKSLTLDLKDMLAGDDFKKDTVATGVLMIHIKRGYDFKMGDTGIPLIRDASSDPYVSVGWAKFGKVLWSTRILKSEMEPCWDETCFVLVSPEEVNIEERVRVQLWDSDRFTADDDLGRIEVSLKELMHNQESRGKVWERTDGFRALKAGDNMPGKLEWSVGYFPKTRIQQCQFDKQTYDPKIRSMEQLKEKVDETCERKLREFMIKEGINVRDEEELEQQRMLEMKTQTDAMMISAPPPDGYPSGLLSIQIHNITGLEIERLNKRQPEDYDEASDEEEEGDGLPSSYCTVIINHSKTFKTRTKPQNSKPFFNAGCERFIRDWRDCEVFVSVRDARLHEDNPLLGIVHLPLAELFKDRAQVMGWYPLSGGVGRGRIRLSLVWRSVRLQAPSNLLGWQYGTVNIQPVAVSDNCPSELQSCKLKLKTDISMGKMRPTGNSGKWTSKKEQSLHLAVKKRYSSCMAIEFRDKRFLGDKVSAFCVLWLKNIPDEEEQDLELPIWKGDYDRATANCLDECGEKLGTLKIKVTFWSGMGTAHSRWASRNEHTRDVVEVIDTARDNLDMDRIQREAGIVDEEASSDSDSSSDDEKESLPDGSAENKQGLVDQLRDYKRRDKALHRQHRGLMQWKVPRTARWVKHKMGKVEESVSGFFDHQNKQPGIETEV comes from the exons ATGCCTCCTGCCATGGACGAACCTGATGATGTGCGCCGCTACCAGGCGCCTTACAGCTCTCGCAGACCCGTGCCTACAATCTCTAGATATCGCGAAGAGAAGGCTGCCAGACAGCAAGAGTCAATGAAAGATGACTCTGCCGATGACACTCATGCAGAACCTGCTGGCCAGACAATTCATAATGAAGCCGACCCTGACGCCTCACGCGATCTCTCTCGCGAAAAGGTCAACGAAATGGAAACGGAGGACGGCGATAATGGAGCTCCCAAAGATACCTCTCAAGTTGACCCGGATTCAACAAATATCAAGCAAAGGAGAAAGGACCTCAAGCtcagaagaaaagagagagcGGAGCGAGAGGTGACGGACCCTGTTACTCATCTTCCTGTCACCATTCATGACTTCACAGACGAGGCTCTAAAGGAGGCGGTGTCCAGCCATGTCGCCTTCAAATCTGCGAAGCGGTCTGCTACTGGTCTGAATTCAAAGAACCACTCCACCGAGCACTTGCATAATGAGGCAAAGGATATGCAAGAGGCTCACGAGATGATCAACCGCACGTTTCCCCCACCTGATTTTGACCTGTTGAATAAGCATATAACGGCCATCAACAATCGTGGCCTTACCTTTGGCCTCGTGGgtcttgcccttgtcgtcatcatctcGTTCTTTTTGAGAGCACCCCCTGGCTTACGATCAAGCGTATCTGACTCAGAAGCAGaccatggcagcagcaagtGGTGGCTTTTTTCCACCCTGCTGATAGTTGGGTCTGCCGCAGCAGTGATTGCCGGAGTACGGGATTATACAACCAAcaaaatcaacaacatcTTTCAGGATGAAGTTTGGGACGCacatcgtcaacaactgGCCAAGGACTCTAGCAAGCATGAAACCGAGACGACGATATGGCTCAACTCCCTGCTCGGAGCTGTGTGGCCGCTGATTAATCCTGATCTTTTCATCAGCTTGTCGGATACTCTCGAAGATGTGATGCAAGCATCCCTTCCCAAGCTGGTTCGAATGGTCAGTGTTGAAGATATTGGTCAGGGAAGTGAATCGATCCGAATACTAGGCATTCAATGGCTTCCGACGGGCGCTGCAAGCAAATCTGTAACTACAGATGGTAAGCTGACCTCGAATCATGACTCTGATGAGAACGACGGCAGCAAAACTCCAACCTCTAAGAAGTCTGGTACCAGTGGCTCCAAGCCCATGTCGAAGGCTGATGCCATAGCAGAAGGAATGGAAGGGGAGGAAGGtgacttcatcaacatggaagtAGCTTTTGCATATCGAACACGATCAAGCTCTCGAAGCCTCAAAGACAGAACAAAGGACATGCATCTTTACCTGGCATTTTATCTTCCCGGAAATATCAAGATCCCCGTTTGGGTCGACCTCCTTGGAATCATTGGGACAATGAGGATGCGCCTACAATTATGTCCTGATCCACCGTTCTTTTCGCTCTGCACCGTCACTTTCATGGGCCAACCAAAGGTTGATGTGCGATGTGTTCCGCTGAGCCGTCGGGGGCTGAACATCATGGATATTCCTCTCATAAGCAACTTTGTTCAAAGCGCCATTGATGCCGCAGTGGCAGAGTATGTGGCACCCAAGAGCCTGACTTTGGACTTGAAAGATATGCTTGCAGGTGACGACTTCAAGAAGGACACGGTCGCGACAGGAGTATTAATGATACACATCAAGCGAGGATATGACTTCAAGATGGGAGACACAGGAATTCCACTTATCCGGGATGCTAGTTCCGATCCGTACGTCTCGGTTGGAtgggccaagtttggcaaagttCTTTGGAGCACACGCATTTTGAAGTCTGAAATGGAGCCGTGCTGGGATGAAACATGTTTTGTTCTTGTCAGCCCAGAGGAGGTAAATATTGAAGAGCGGGTCCGTGTTCAGCTATGGGACTCTGACAGATTTACCGCGGACGATGACCTCGGGCGTATTGAAGTGAGTTTGAAGGAACTGATGCATAATCAAGAGTCAAGGGGCAAGGTTTGGGAACGCACAGACGGATTTAGAGCCCTGAAAGCTGGCGACAATATGCCTGGAAAGCTGGAATGGAGCGTGGGCTACTTTCCCAAGACTCGGATTCAACAGTGTCAGTTTGACAAACAAACCTATGATCCGAAGATCCGGTCAATGGAGCAGCTCAAAGAAAAGGTGGATGAGACATGTGAGCGGAAGCTTCGTGAGTTCATGATCAAAGAAGGAATTAATGTACGTGACGAGGAAGAGTTGGAGCAGCAAAGGATGCTAGAGATGAAGACCCAAACggatgccatgatgatttCGGCGCCACCACCTGACGGGTACCCCAGCGGCCTGCTAAGCATACAAATCCACAATATTACCGGTCTTGAAATCGAACGACTAAACAAGCGGCAACCCGAAGATTATGATGAGGCGagtgacgaagaggaagagggcgACGGACTGCCTAGCTCCTACTGCACCGTCATTATCAACCACAGCAAGACTTTCAAGACGCGAACAAAGCCACAAAACTCAAAGCCGTTTTTCAATGCGGGATGTGAGCGATTCAtcagagactggagagaTTGCGAAGTATTCGTTTCCGTCCGAGACGCAAGACTACACGAAGACAATCCTCTGTTGGGAATTGTCCATCTCCCACTCGCCGAGCTTTTCAAGGATCGCGCTCAAGTAATGGGATGGTACCCGTTAAGCGGTGGTGTCGGCCGTGGCCGCATCCGATTATCTCTTGTCTGGCGCAGCGTCAGACTCCAAGCTCCGTCTAACCTGCTGGGCTGGCAATACGGTACGGTAAACATACAACCAGTTGCCGTCAGCGATAATTGCCCGTCAGAGCTGCAATCATGTAAATTAAAGCTCAAAACGGACATCAGCATGGGCAAGATGCGGCCGACGGGAAACAGCGGTAAATGGACGTCTAAAAAGGAACAGAGTCTCCATTTAGCCGTCAAAAAGCGGTACAGCAGCTGCATGGCTATTGAGTTCCGAGACAAACGATTCCTCGGGGACAAAGTATCTGCGTTTTGCGTGCTCTGGCTGAAGAATATTCCCGATGAAGAGGAGCAGGATCTCGAGCTCCCCATCTGGAAAGGAGACTATGACCGCGCAACAGCGAATTGTCTAGATGAATGTGGCGAGAAATTGGGTACCTTGAAGATTAAAGTAACATTCTGGTCTGGAATG GGCACTGCTCATTCTCGCTGGGCGAGCCGCAATGAGCATACCCGTGATGTAGTCGAGGTGATTGACACGGCCCGCGATAatcttgacatggacaggaTTCAAAGGGAGGCGGGTATagtggatgaggaggcatCCAGCGACAGCGACAGTTCATCGGATGACGAAAAGGAGTCGCTGCCGGATGGTAGCGCAGAAAACAAACAGGGCTTGGTAGATCAGCTGAGAGACTATAAGAGGAGGGACAAGGCGCTTCACAGGCAGCACAGAGGCCTGATGCAGTGGAAG GTCCCGAGAACAGCGAGATGGGTGAAACATAAAATGGGAAAGGTTGAGGAGAGCGTGTCTGGGTTCTTTGATCACCAAAACAAACAACCTGGTATTGAGACGGAAGTATGA
- a CDS encoding Mpv17/PMP22 family protein (similar to Metarhizium robertsii ARSEF 23 XP_007816811.1): MVVSLLRWYNARLAARPLLTQSVTTAVLFATGDITAQQLVEKKGIKGHDLTRTGRMALYGGCVFGPVATTWFGFLARNIRFRNPRVETLARVACDQTLFAPVMIGVFLSSMATMEGNSAKERLEKTWWPALKTNWLVWPFVQTINFTFLPLQHRVLFANIVSIGWNSYLSWVNSQ, translated from the exons ATGGTTGTTTCCCTGCTTCGCTG GTACAATGCCAGACTGGCTGCTCGCCCTCTGCTCACTCAGAGCGTGACCACAGCTGTGCTATTTGCAACTGGTGACATTACTGCCCAGCAGctggttgagaagaagggcatcaAGGGCCATGACCTCACCCGTACGGGACGTATGGCTTTGTATGGTGGAT GCGTCTTTGGCCCCGTCGCCACCACCTGGTTTGGATTCCTGGCTCGCAACATCCGCTTCAGAAACCCCAGAGTCGAGACTCTTGCCCGCGTAGCCTGTGACCAGACCCTGTTCGCCCCCGTCATGATTGGCGTCTTCCTCAGCAGCATGGCTACCATGGAAGGCAACAGCGCCAAGGAGCGTCTGGAGAAGACTTGGTGGCCTGCCCTGAAGACCAACTGGCTCGTGTGGCCGTTTGTCCAAACCATCAACTTTACCTTTTTGCCGCTCCAGCACAGAgttttgtttgccaacattgtcTCCATTGGCTGGAACAGCTACCTCAGCTGGGTGAACAGCCAGTAA
- a CDS encoding nucleolar ATPase Kre33 (similar to Coccidioides immitis RS XP_001245384.1) yields MSQTQKQLDSRIRALISNGMQEKKRSFFVVVGDHSKDVIVYLHHIMSNANLKHNKSVLWAYKNKLLGFTSHRKKREQKIKKEIKRGIREVNESDPFELFVSLHNIRYTYYKETDKILGQTFGMCILQDFEALTPNILAKTIETVEGGGLVIMLLKGMNSLRQLYNLSMDVHSRYRTEAHEDVVARFNERFLLSLGRCDSCLVIDDEMNVLPISGGKDVTTLPPPDLDDSKTEQQVELENIKDENEERQPVGSLIKLAKTVDQAKALLTFNEAIAEKTLRSTVTLTAARGRGKSAAMGVAVAAAVAYGYSNIFITSPSPENLKTLFEFVFKGFDELGYADHADYSIIQSTNPDFNKAIVRVNIHRQHRQTIQYIRPQDAHVLGQAELVVIDEAAAIPLPLVRKLMGPYLVFMASTINGYEGTGRSLSLKLIKQLREQSRSASITNGETEVADRSTGRASKTEDSQTARKLREITLSEPIRYAKGDSVEKWLNKLLCLDATLPKVKSSNPDPDQCELLAVNRDTLFSYHPVSEAFLQQMVALYVASHYKNSPDDLQLMSDAPAHELFVLVPPNVESTGKLPEPLCVIQVALEGKISRQSVLNSLSRGQRPHGDLIPWLVSQQFQDEDFASLSGARVVRIATNPEYVGRGYGSKALNLLMDYYEGRFISISEDDDQVMEEKMHRATDAELAKTSLQSEVIAVRDQSQMPPLFAKLREKRPEALDYIGVSYGLTGPLHKFWKRSSFSPVYLRQTANDLTGEHTCVMLRPLENSGDQSWLGAFSRDFHKRFLSLLSYQFRTFDTKTALSLDESANAGAKLDSIEPEALTKDDLDRHFSPFDLKRLESYANNMLDYHVILDMIPMIATLYFTGRLKKSISLGGIHRSILLGMGLQRKEIDAVADEMNVPSSQLLAMFIKMLRKVTAHFGTLVSESVDAELPRGANLGVTRENASGAHDDEVVDDRFVPLATSLEDELEAGGDEALDALRKKQRELIDSLPLDQYAIEGDEPAWADAEKQVRNATKDGKTNTVVSVKSKQKRKAGQTAAEVYEEAMGEKASKKAKKGKKSH; encoded by the exons ATGTCGCAAACCCAGAAGCAATT GGATTCGCGCATCAGGGCGCTCATTAGCAATGGCAtgcaggaaaagaagagaagcttCTTCGTCGTGGTGGGCGACCACTCGAAAGATGTGATAGTATACTTGCACCACATTATGTCGAATGCGAACCTCAAGCACAACAAGTCCGTTTTATGGGCGTACAAGAACAAGCTTCTTGGGTTTACCAG TCACCGAAAGAAGCGCGAGCAGAAAATTAAAAAGGAGATCAAGCGAGGTATCCGAGAAGTCAACGAGAGTGACCCATTTGAACTTTTCGTTTCTCTACACAACATTCGATACACCTACTATAAAGAGACGGACAAGATCCTGGGCCAAACTTTTGGCATGTGCATTTTGCAGGATTTCGAGGCGCTGACGCCGAATATTCTGGCCAAGACGATTGAAACTGTTGAGGGTGGCGGTTTGGTAATCATGCTGCTCAAGGGCATGAACAGTTTGCGACAGCTATACAACTTGTCAATGGACGTCCACTCGAGGTACCGAACGGAGGCGCACGAGGATGTGGTGGCTCGCTTCAACGAACGATTTTTGCTCTCACTAGGACGATGCGATTCTTGCTTGGTTattgatgacgagatgaACGTCTTGCCCATATCTGGCGGTAAAGATGTCACGACTCTGCCGCCTCCGGATTTGGACGACTCCAAGACGGAGCAGCAAGTCGAGCTGGAGAATATCAAGGACGAAAATGAGGAGAGACAACCTGTGGGAAGTCTGATTAAGCTTGCCAAGACGGTTGATCAAGCCAAGGCGCTTCTGACGTTCAATGAGGCTATTGCTGAGAAGACGCTGCGAAGTACTGTCACCTTGACGGCTGCAAGAGGCCGAGGAAAATCGGCGGCTATGGGTGTGGCTGTggcagctgctgttgcgtACGGCTATAGCAATATTTTCATCACATCCCCGTCGCCGGAAAACTTGAAGACTTTGTTCGAGTTTGTGTTCAAGGGCTTCGACGAACTGGGCTATGCGGATCATGCGGACTACTCTATTATCCAATCGACAAACCCAGACTTTAACAAGGCGATTGTCCGAGTCAACATCCACAGACAACACCGACAGACTATTCAGTACATTCGACCTCAGGATGCGCATGTTCTCGGACAAGCTGAATTGGTGGTTATTGACGAAGCTGCGGCTATTCCATTGCCCCTAGTTCGCAAGCTCATGGGCCCTTATTTGGTCTTCATGGCTTCAACCATTAACGGCTATGAAGGCACCGGTCGGTCTCTGTCGTTGAAGCTGATCAAGCAGCTCCGAGAACAGTCTCGATctgcctccatcaccaatggGGAGACCGAAGTTGCTGATCGGTCAACTGGAAGGGCCTCCAAGACCGAGGACTCCCAAACTGCCAGGAAGCTCCGTGAGATTACTCTTTCAGAGCCCATCAGATACGCTAAGGGTGATTCTGTTGAAAAATGGTTGAATAAGCTGCTCTGCCTGGATGCTACCCTTCCTAAAGTTAAATCCAGCAACCCTGACCCTGACCAATGCGAGCTTTTGGCCGTCAACAGAGATACTCTTTTCTCTTACCACCCAGTATCGGAGGCGTTCTTGCAACAAATGGTTGCTCTCTACGTTGCTAGTCACTACAAAAACTCACCTGATGACTTGCAGCTCATGAGCGACGCACCAGCGCACGAATTGTTTGTTTTGGTACCTCCTAATGTTGAGTCTACCGGAAAGCTTCCCGAACCGTTGTGCGTTATTCAGGTGGCATTGGAAGGAAAGATTAGCAGACAGAGCGTGCTGAACAGCTTGAGTCGTGGCCAGCGACCACATGGTGATTTGATCCCCTGGCTAGTAAGTCAGCAGTTCCAGGATGAGGACTTTGCTTCTCTCTCGGGAGCTCGTGTGGTTCGCATTGCAACAAACCCCGAATATGTTGGAAGGGGCTACGGAAGCAAGGCTTTGAATCTGCTCATGGACTACTATGAGGGACGGTTTATCAGTATCTCGGAAGACGATGACCAAGTAATGGAGGAGAAAATGCACCGGGCTACCGATGCCGAGCTGGCCAAAACGTCACTGCAATCCGAGGTAATTGCCGTCAGGGATCAGTCACAAATGCCGCCTTTGTTCGCCAAGCTCCGTGAGAAAAGACCGGAAGCCCTTGATTATATTGGCGTTAGCTATGGTTTGACGGGACCCCTTCACAAGTTCTGGAAGCgatcctccttctctccagTATATCTGCGACAGACGGCCAATGATCTCACTGGTGAGCACACATGCGTGATGTTGCGACCCCTTGAGAACAGTGGCGATCAAAGTTGGCTTGGAGCCTTCTCAAGAGACTTTCACAAACGATTCCTCTCGCTCCTTTCATACCAGTTCCGTACTTTTGACACAAAAACTGCTCTCAGTTTGGACGAGTCTGCCAATGCCGGGGCAAAGTTGGACTCGATTGAACCCGAAGCTCTGACCAAGGACGATCTGGATAGGCATTTCTCACCCTTTGATCTGAAGCGTCTGGAGTCTTACGCAAACAACATGCTGGACTATCACGTTATCCTTGATATGATTCCCATGATTGCCACCCTTTACTTTACCGGTAGACTCAAGAAGAGCATTTCCTTGGGTGGTATTCATCGATCCATCCTGCTGGGCATGGGATTGCAGCGCAAGGAAATCGATGCCGTCGCCGATGAGATGAACGTGCCTTCGTCACAGCTCTTGGCCATGTTTATCAAGATGCTCCGCAAAGTTACTGCCCATTTCGGCACATTGGTTTCAGAGTCGGTTGACGCTGAGCTGCCCAGGGGTGCCAACCTAGGTGTCACTAGAGAAAATGCCAGCGGTGCCCACGATGATGAGGTCGTGGATGACCGCTTCGTACCCCTGGCGACATCACTCGAGGACGAGTTGGAAGCTGGGGGTGATGAGGCACTGGACGCTCTgagaaagaagcagagagagCTCATTGACTCTCTGCCGCTCGACCA ATACGCAATTGAAGGAGACGAACCAGCCTGGGCCGACGCTGAGAAGCAAGTTCGAAATGCCACCAAGGACGGCAAAACCAACACAGTTGTGAGCGTAAAGTCCAAGCAAAAGCGCAAGGCGGGCCAGACAGCGGCCGAGGTTTACGAAGAGGCAATGGGTGAAAAGGCgagcaagaaggccaagaagggcaagaagtcTCATTAA
- a CDS encoding FAD-binding domain-containing protein (similar to Colletotrichum gloeosporioides Nara gc5 XP_007272542.1) yields MAKPILISGGGLSSLLLAQSLLTHNIPFLIFERDSSLSFRAQGYRLRLSTEGLDAIQSVLPPEAWQEFWDTCGKTGGGGFAALDAITGEKIPDSGVNTPPQKDEQVSQAETKIKETLHSRDGKVVGIARGEMRKLFLKGCEPYIKWAHNVTGYEITPSGVRAIFADGTKSIEGEMLIAGEGIHSKVAKQLSGGKLKVYDTGARGIHGQAPTTAFKQLGEGVWRLVDNTKPNGRVFVITNVRSGDMHDADMQFGWTMGAQPGVINAPNDDFSLIGEPAAKIAKDLTKEWHPKLKPLFDEMQVSEAAFWKITCSTPSGVPEWENEPRVTVIGDAVHSMTPAGGIGANTAVRDSALLGRLIGEAGGFRDGLTKEYEREMRVYGSEAVGISYGLAKAQFGVLIDEDSATL; encoded by the coding sequence atggccaaaCCAATCCTCATCTCAGGCGGCGGACTCTcatccctcctcctcgcgcaatccctcctcacccacAACATCcccttcctcatcttcgagCGCGACAGCTCGCTCTCCTTCCGCGCCCAAGGCTACCGTCTCCGCCTGTCAACCGAGGGCCTCGACGCCATACAATCGGTCCTCCCGCCAGAAGCATGGCAAGAATTCTGGGACACATGCGGTAAAACCGGCGGAGGCGGATTCGCGGCCCTAGACGCCATCACCGGCGAAAAGATTCCCGACAGTGGCGTCAACACGCCGCCGCAGAAGGATGAACAAGTATCGCAGGCAGAgaccaagatcaaggagACGCTGCACTCGCGCGACGGCAAAGTAGTTGGTATTGCGCGCGGCGAAATGCGCAAGCTGTTCCTCAAGGGGTGCGAGCCCTACATCAAGTGGGCGCACaatgtcacgggctacgAAATCACACCATCTGGCGTAAGGGCCATATTCGCAGACGGCACCAAGAGCATCGAGGGGGAGATGCTCATTGCCGGAGAAGGCATTCACTCCAAAGTAGCGAAGCAGTTATCAGGGGGCAAATTAAAAGTCTACGACACAGGCGCAAGAGGCATTCACGGCCAAGCACCCACCACGGCGTTCAAACAACTCGGCGAAGGAGTATGGCGGCTCGTGGACAACACAAAGCCCAACGGACGCGTGTTTGTCATTACAAACGTGCGCTCCGGCGACATGCACGACGCAGACATGCAATTCGGATGGACAATGGGCGCGCAACCTGGTGTAATTAACGCTCCAAACGACGACTTCTCACTGATCGGCGAGCCGGCCGCCAAGATTGCAAAGGACCTCACGAAGGAGTGGCACCCCAAGCTGAAGCCATTGTTCGACGAGATGCAGGTCTCCGAAGCGGCATTTTGGAAAATCACCTGCTCCACACCGTCTGGCGTGCCGGAGTGGGAGAACGAGCCGCGCGTGACGGTGATAGGGGATGCGGTGCACTCGATGACGCCGGCGGGGGGGATTGGTGCGAATACCGCGGTGAGGGATTCGGCTTTGCTGGGGAGGTTGATTGGCGAGGCGGGCGGGTTTAGGGACGGGTTGACGAAGGAGTATGAGAGGGAGATGAGGGTTTATGGGAGTGAGGCTGTGGGCATTAGTTACGGGTTGGCGAAGGCGCAGTTTGGGGTGTTGATTGATGAGGATTCTGCGACTTTGTAG